A stretch of DNA from Thiomicrospira sp. XS5:
GTAATCATTTTGACGCGCACGCCGTTGTGGGTCATATTGAGGATGACGTCGGCGGAATCTTCCCGTTCGGGGTCGATGAGTGGAATCAGACCAACCAGACGGACGCGGTCGTTTTCGGTTTGAACCGCGACGGCCAGCGTCCGATACCCTTTGTCGGCAAAGGTGTCGATGCTGTGATGGATGGCAATGAGCTCGTTACCGTCAATGTCCGCCATTTCCAACAACACCTGGGCGGCGCCTTTGAACACGGTCAACTGCTGAGGGCCATATTCGACCTGTGCCGACGTATATTTGTTCACTGGGTCGAAGGGTGTGAAATCGTGTTGGGTCCATTGCTGCCAATCGGATTCGGGAAAGCGTTCATCCAGATAATGGAATAACGGCAGTTCGATTGGATCGCGGTTTTCCTGGCGGGAGGCGAGAACGGCGTAAGTAAATAATTGTTCTTCATCATAGCCGTCAAACACCAGTGGCGCGGCGACCTGCATTTCGTTTTTGGTCAGGGTGCCGGTTTTGTCGGAACAGAAAATATCCACGCCGGCCAGTTCCTCAATGGCGGTCAGGCGCGAAACGATGGCTTGTTTGCGCGCCAGGTTCACCGCGCCGACGGCCATGGTAACCGACAATACAGCGGGCAAGGCCACCGGTACGGCGGCTACGGTCAGCACCAACGTGAAACGGGCGATTTCCAGCATGTCTTCGTGACGGAACAGGCCGACCACCAGAATAATCGCAACCAGCACCAAGGTCATTAAAATCAGGAAGTTTCCGATTTTGATGACCATTTTCTGGAAATGGCTGCGTTCTTCCAAAGACGCTTTCGCCACCAGCGACACCACGGCATTGAACCGCGTATGCCGTCCGGTGTTGACCACCACGGCCACCATCTCACCTTGCTTGACCACGGTGTTGCTGTAAGCGACCTCGCCCTGACGTTTGGTGACCGGTAAGGATTCGCCGGTCAAGGACGATTCGTCGATGGAGAGGAAGTCGCCGCTGAGCAGTTGCACGTCGGCTGGAATTACATCGCCGATGCGTATGCGGATGATGTCGCCGGGAACGAGTTCCTTGGCGGGTAACGCGCGATATTGCCCGTCCCGCAAAGCGCGCACTTCCAATGAAACCTGTTGTTTGAGGGCTTTTAAGGCGCTCAGGGCGCGGTGTTCTTGAAAGAAATCCAACACCACGTTAATCAGCAACATGATGAGGATGACGATGAAGTCTTCCCATTTTTGGACGATGGCCGACAAGAGAGCGGCGATTTCAATCATCCAGGGAATCGGGCCCCAGAAACGTCGAAAAATACGATGCCAAAGCGGTTCTTCTTTTTCGATGATTTCATTGGGCCCGAAGGTTTCCAAGCGGGCCTGAGCTTCATGTTGGCTCAGGCCTTGTTCCGGCGAGACCTCGAAATAGGAAAGGGTGTCTGCGGCCTGTTGGCTATGGTAGTCGTC
This window harbors:
- a CDS encoding plasma-membrane proton-efflux P-type ATPase is translated as MNRIELKNTDDYHSQQAADTLSYFEVSPEQGLSQHEAQARLETFGPNEIIEKEEPLWHRIFRRFWGPIPWMIEIAALLSAIVQKWEDFIVILIMLLINVVLDFFQEHRALSALKALKQQVSLEVRALRDGQYRALPAKELVPGDIIRIRIGDVIPADVQLLSGDFLSIDESSLTGESLPVTKRQGEVAYSNTVVKQGEMVAVVVNTGRHTRFNAVVSLVAKASLEERSHFQKMVIKIGNFLILMTLVLVAIILVVGLFRHEDMLEIARFTLVLTVAAVPVALPAVLSVTMAVGAVNLARKQAIVSRLTAIEELAGVDIFCSDKTGTLTKNEMQVAAPLVFDGYDEEQLFTYAVLASRQENRDPIELPLFHYLDERFPESDWQQWTQHDFTPFDPVNKYTSAQVEYGPQQLTVFKGAAQVLLEMADIDGNELIAIHHSIDTFADKGYRTLAVAVQTENDRVRLVGLIPLIDPEREDSADVILNMTHNGVRVKMITGDNVAIAREIGHRLGLRQRSIRSAELSGKGSNELIGFAKALSNALYQRLHPEVSHQAAEAFAEDVMASLEQNFDMEMLTREFIHTHESVLIETLEVVDIFAEVRPEDKYTIIDTLQKADHIVGMTGDGVNDAPALKKADCGFAVSNATDAARAAADIILTSPGLSVINHAIEQARITFERMKSYATFRVAETIRIILFMALSIVVFNFYPITPLMIILLALLNDIPILAIAYDHTKVQNKPVRWEMHSLLTVSTVLGISGVISSFVLFFVLLEMGISEDMIQTLLFLKLIVAGHSTLYITRTEDWFWKRPWPSPLLLVATFGTEILATFIAVYGLFVTPIGWEYALYIWVYALVWFVLNDIIKMRTRKLLNNKPALA